Proteins encoded in a region of the Triticum dicoccoides isolate Atlit2015 ecotype Zavitan chromosome 3A, WEW_v2.0, whole genome shotgun sequence genome:
- the LOC119272623 gene encoding putative lipid-transfer protein DIR1: MAGSKVTMTSAVAVALLLAMAMAAASVSGTVCGVDLGSMKDACGSYCARGSREARPSGQCCGVLRKANLQCLCKLKRSYGSFGSIDAGRAMQIPGKCGIGGVPSWC; the protein is encoded by the coding sequence ATGGCCGGGAGCAAGGTGACGATGACCAGCGCGGTGGCCGTGGCGCTGCTGCTGGCCATGGCGATGGCGGCCGCGTCGGTGTCGGGCACGGTGTGCGGCGTGGACCTGGGCAGCATGAAGGACGCGTGCGGGTCCTACTGCGCGAGAGGCAGCAGGGAGGCCCGGCCGAGCGGCCAGTGCTGCGGCGTGCTGAGGAAAGCCAACCTCCAATGCCTGTGCAAGCTGAAGCGCAGCTACGGGAGCTTCGGCAGCATCGACGCCGGCCGCGCCATGCAGATCCCCGGCAAGTGCGGCATCGGCGGCGTGCCCAGCTGGTGCTAG